The nucleotide sequence GCAGCCCGTAACCCGAGAGCACATAGAGCGTAAACACCACGCCGCCGAGCGCCGAACAAAAGCCCGAGAGCGCATACACGCCGATCTTGGTGCGCGCCACAGGCAGGCCCATGAGCAGCGCGGAGCGCTCGTTGCCGCCGATCGCGTAGACGTTGCGCCCAAAGCGCGTGAAGTGCGCGATGACGATGCCCGCAATGAGCATGGCGATGGCTGTGAGCGAACCTGTGGTGAGCGAGCCGCTGCCCACCGGAATGTTGAACTCGGAGAGCGCGTGAAAGCCGGGGTCGTTGATCTGGATGGATTCGGTGGTGATGAGAAAGCAGGTGCCGCGCGCGAGGAACATGCCCGCGAGCGTGATGATGAAGGGCTGCAGCCGGAAGAAGTGGATCAGCGCGCCCATTGCCGCGCCGTATAGCGCGCCGCAGAGTAAAACGAGCGGCACGACCACGAGCACGGGCCAGTGCAGCTTTTCGGTGCCCACCGCGCAGAGAATCGTGGTGAGCGCGACCACCGCGCCCACCGAAAGATCGATGCCGCCGGAGATGATCACGAACGTCATGCCGATGGCGACGATCAGCAGGAACGCGTTATCGACGAGCAGCCCGAAGGCCACCTGGAGCGAGAAGAACCCGGTGTACATGACCGAGCCGAAGCCGAACAGGACGGCAAAGAGCACGACGGTCACGACGATGGGCAGCACGCGCGGATCGACGAAGCGGATGGCGCCGCGCCGGCACGCTGCGAGCGTGTTCGAGAAGGACAGGGCAGGGCGGTTCATGCTCGGCTTCCCCCGTATGGGTGCGCTTCGTGCTCAGGCGCGCGCGCGGCGTGCGAGAGCAATACGCTTGAGTTGTTGAAACGCGAAGGTGCGCGCGGCGGGCGACTGGATCAGGCATACGAGCAGCACGACCACGGCTTTCACGACGAGCGTGGCCTCGGGCGGCACGCCGATCGAATAGGTGGTGTAGGTAAGCGTCTGGATGATGAGCGCGCCGAGCACCGTGCCCGCGAGACTGAAGCGCCCGCCCAGCAGCGAGGTGCCGCCGAGCGTCACGGCCAGAATGGCGTCGAGTTCAAGCAGGAGGCCCGCGTTGTTGCCGTCCGCGCTGCGCACGTTCGAGCTGATGAGAATGCCTGCGATCGCGGCGGTCACGCCGCAGAACGCGTACGCGCCGAACACCACGGCTTGCGACGACAGACCCGCGAGACGCGCGGCTACCGGGTTCACGCCGATCGAGCGGATGAAGAGCCCGAGCGCCGTGCGGTTGACGATGAGCGCGGTGAGCACGGTCACGGCGAGCGCGATCCACACCGCGCACGGGATGAGCGCGAAATAGCCGCCGCCCGCGAAGAGATAGCCCGGCGCGCCGATCGGGATGATCTGGCCGCCCGTGAGCAACTGCGCCACGCCGCGCCCCGCCACCATGAGAATGAGCGTGGCGATGATCGGCTGCATGCCGACGAACGCGACGAGCAGCCCGTTCCAGATGCCCGCAAGCAGGCCCACGGCGAGCGCCGCGCCAAACGCCGTGCCCACGCGCGAGGGATCGGCGGCGAGCACGGTGGCGGCCGCCGCACCCGCAATCGCCACGACGGCGCCCACGGAAATGTCGATGCCGCGCGTGGCGATCACGAGCGTCATGCCGAGCGAGACCACGACGAGCGGTGCGGCGCGCATGAGGATGTCGATGGGCGCGCCGAACAGGTGGCCGCCGAGCATCGTGATCGAGAGGAAGTTGCCGCGATGCGCGACATCGACGACGAAAAGGGCGATGAGCGTCACCGCCGGCCACACCAGCGGATGCCGGATGACGAGCGAGAGCCAGGCGGGGAGTACGGGGCGCGTCATCGACGGTCTCCGGCAATGAGGTCGTAGACTTCATGCTCCGAGCGCGCCGCGCCCGAAAGCTCGGCCACCTTGCGCCGGTCGCGCAGCACGGCGATGCGGTCGCTCACGCGCACCACTTCGCTGATCTCCGACGAAATGAACAGAATGCCCAGGCCCTTCGCGCAAAGCGCGCGCACGCGGTCCATGATTTCGAACTTGGCGGCGACGTCGATGCCGCGCGTAGGCTCGTCGAGTATCAACAAACGCGGCTTGGTTGCCAGCCAGCGCGCGAGCAGCACCTTTTGCTGATTGCCGCCCGAAAGCAGGCCAATGGGCTGCTCGGCGTCGCGCGCCTTGATGCCGAGTTGCTCGATATATTCGTTGGCCAGTTCGCGCTGGCGCGAGCGCCGGATCATGCGCCACCAGCCCAGTTGCGCCTGCAGCGCGAGCACGATGTTTTCGCGAATCGACAGATCGGCGACGATGCCTTCCTTCTTGCGATCCTCAGGACAATAGGCCATGCCGTGACGCACGGCGTCGCGCGGCGAAGAAAGCTTCACGGGCTTGCCGTTGATGTGCACTGTGCCCGCATCGGCTTTATCCGCGCCGAAAAGCAGGCGCGCGGTTTCCGTGCGGCCCGAGCCGAGCAGGCCCGCCAAGCCCAGAATCTGGCCCGGTTGCACTTCCAGATCGAGCGGATTGAGCACACCGCGGCGCGCCACGCCTTGCGCCGCGAGATACGGTTCGGCGTGCGAAGCAGCCGTTTCGCCGTGCGCGACTTCGGCGTGCGTGAGCCGCTCACCTGCGTTCTGCAGGCCCACCATCTTCGCGACGAGCGTCTGCACCGGCAGATCGGCGGCGAGATATTCGCCTTCGCGCTCGCCGTTGCGCATCACGGTGATGCGATCGGAAATGGCGTAGGTCTGTTCCAGAAAATGCGTGACGAACAGAATCGCGATGCCCGACGCTTTCAGCTTGCGCAACACGTCGAAGAGGCGCGCGACTTCGCCTTCGTCGAGACTGGAGGTCGGTTCGTCGAGAATCAGAATGCGCGCATCGACGGACACCGCGCGGGCAATCGCCACCATCTGCTGCATGGCGATAGGGTAGGTGTCGAGCGACTGCGTGACGTCGAGCGAGAGATTCAGTTCCGCGAGCGCTTCTTCCGCGCGGCGATGAATCGTTTTCCAGTCGATCAGGCCGAGGCCACGCTTGCGCGGCTGGCGGCCCGCGAAAATATTCTCCGCGACCGAGAGGTTGGGGCAGAGATTGACTTCCTGGTAGAGCGTCTGGATGCCGGCGGCCTCCGCCATCTGCGGCGTCGGGAAGTGCACCGCCTGGTCAGCCAGCCGTATCTCCCCAGCCTCGGGTTGGTGCACGCCGGTCAGCACGTTGATGAGCGTGGACTTACCAGCGCCGTTCTGCCCCATCAGCGTATGAATTTCGCCGGGGTACAGACGAAAATCGACCCGGTCGAGCGCACGCACGCCGGGGAAGGTTCGGGTAAGACCGACGGTTTCGAGTATCGGAGCAACGCTCATGGGCAACCGTGAAAGAGGCCAGAGCGCGCGGGGCGCCTCGTGAACCCTTTAAATACTAAGGGCTACGAAGCACGCCGCGCGGCTTGCAGCAAGGTTAGTACTTGCGCGTCGGCAGCACCTGCGCCGCCACGTCCATCGGGAACACCGTTTCGTTCGTCACGATGCGCTTGGGCAACTGCTTGCCCGCCACCACATCCTTCACCGCGCTCATGAGCTGCGGCCCGAGCAGCGGGCTGCACTCGACGTCAACGTTCATCTTGCCGGCGATCATCGCCTCGAAGCCGCCCTTGGTGGCGTCGAACGACACGACGCTGATGTCCTTGCCCGGCTTCATGCCTGCTTCTTCCATGGCCTGGATCGCGCCGAGCGCCATGTCGTCGTTATGCGCGTACACCACGTTGATCTTGTTGCCATACGTCTTCGCGAACGCTTCCATGACCTGCTTGCCGCCGGCCAGCGTGAAGTCGCCGCTTTGCGACGCGATGATCTTGAACTTCGGATCGTTCTTGATCACTTCCATGAGGCCCGAGTGACGGTCGTTCGCCGGCGCGGAACCCACGGTTCCCTGCAGCTCGACGATATTGATCGGGCCGGGGTTGTTCTTGTAGTGATCTTCAAGCCACTTGCCCGCGCGGCGGCCTTCTTCCATGAAATCCGAACCGATCATCGTCACGTAGAGCGACTGGTCCTTCACGTCGATGTTGCGGTCCGTGAGAATCACGGGAATCTTGGCGCGCTTGGCTTCCTGCAGCACCGGCTCCCAGCCCGATTCGACCACGGGCGAGAACGCGATCACGTCCACCTTCTGGGCGATATACGAGCGGATCGCCTTGATCTGGTTTTCCTGCTTTTGCTGGGCGTCCGAGAACTTGAGGTTGATGCCGGCGTCTTTGGCGGCCTGTTTGACCGACACCGTGTTTGCCGTGCGCCAGGCGCTTTCCGCGCCGACCTGCGCAAAACCTAACGTGATCTGCTTGTCTTCGGCGTGTGCGACACCCGCCGCCAACGAGAAAGCGGCCGCCGCAGCGACCAACCCGCTTACCATGCGTGTTGCCAGTTTCATGCGTGTCTCCGATGTAGCTCTGCGCGTTGTATTTCTTTAATTCATGGCGCTACACCCGCGTCCATCACGGCCGGACAGTATCACGAGAAGTATCGCGCCATCCCTGGCCTCCGGTTATATCCTTTCGATATGCCGTTGGCCGCCCCTGCTGACCACAATAGACAAACTATATGCAAGGTCAGGAACGGTTTCGATTAGCGTTTTCCCGATAAGCCTGACTCATATAGTCATGCTATTTATTGGACTTTCTCACTAAGTGGGCAAAGCCATGAACACCCGTAAGCCCAAGCTTCGCTCGGCCGCGTGGTTCGGCACCACCGACAAAAACGGCTTCATGTACCGGAGCTGGATGAAGAATCAGGGCATTCCGGATCACGAATTCGCTGGTAAGCCGATTATCGGCATCTGCAACACGTGGTCGGAACTCACGCCCTGTAACGCGCATTTTCGCAAGCTCGCCGAGCACGTCAAGCGAGGCATCTACGAAGCCGGCGGATTTCCTGTCGAGTTTCCCGTGTTCTCGAACGGTGAGTCGAACCTGCGGCCCACGGCCATGTTCACGCGCAACCTCGCTTCGATGGATGTTGAGGAATCCATACGAGGCAATCCTGTCGATGCGGTCGTGCTGCTCGTGGGTTGCGACAAGACCACGCCTGCATTGCTGATGGGCGCGGCGAGCTGCGACGTGCCAGCCATTGCCGTGACGGGCGGCCCGATGCTCAACGGCAAGCACGAAGGGCGCGATATCGGCTCGGGCACGGTGGTGTGGCAACTGAGCGAGCAGGTGAAGGCGGGCAAGATTTCGATCCACGAGTTCATGTCGGCGGAGGCGGGCATGTCGCGTTCGGCGGGCACTTGCAACACCATGGGCACGGCTTCGACCATGGCGTGCATGGCCGAAGCGCTGGGCGTCACGCTGCCGCACAACGCCGCGATTCCGGCTGTGGATGCGCGCCGCTACGTGCTCGCGCATATGTCGGGCATGCGCATCGTGGAGATGGCGCTTGAAGACTTGCGTCTCTCAAAGCTGCTCACGCGCGCGGCGTTCGAGAACGCGATTCGCACGAACGCGGCCATTGGCGGCTCGACGAATGCGGCGATCCACCTGAAGGCGATCGCAGGGCGCATAGGCGTGCCGCTCGAACTCGACGACTGGACGCGCATTGGCCGAGGCACGCCGACCATCGTCGATCTGCAACCGTCGGGCCGCTTCCTGATGGAGGAGTTCTATTACGCGGGCGGCTTGCCTGCCGTGTTGCGGCGCCTCGGTGAAGCGAACCTTCTGCCGCATCCCGACGCGCTCACGGCCAACGGCAAAACGCTCTGGGAAAACGTGCGCGAAGCGCCCATTCACAACGCCGAAGTCATTCGCCCGCTCGACAATCCGCTCGTGCAGGACGGCGCGCTGTGCGTGCTGCGCGGCAATCTCGCCCCGAATGGCGCGGTGTTGAAGCCTTCGGCGGCCACGCAGAAGCTGTTGAAGCATCGCGGGCCCGCCGTGGTGTTCGAGAACTTCGACGACTACAAGGCGCGCATCGGCGACCCCGATCTCGACGTCACGGCCGATTCCGTGCTCGTCATGAAGAACTGCGGGCCCAAAGGCTATCCGGGCATGGCCGAAGTGGGCAACATGGGCCTGCCGCCCAAGCTGCTCGCACAGGGCGTGACCGACATGGTGCGCGTGTCGGACGCGCGCATGAGCGGCACGGCGTACGGGACGGTGGTGCTGCACGTCGCCCCTGAAGCGCGCGCAGGCGGACCGCTCGCGATCGTGCGCGACGGCGACTGGATCGAACTGGACTGCGAGCAGGGCGTGCTGCGCGTGGATATCAGCGACGATGCGATCGCTGCGCGGCTCGACGAATGGGCCGCGAATCTGCAACCCATCCCCGCCGATCGCAGCGGTTATCGCAAGCTCTATGTCGAACACGTGCTGCAGGCCGACGAGGGCTGCGATTTCGACTTCCTGGTGGGCTGCCGCGGCTCGGACGTGCCGAGCCATTCGCATTGACATCTCTCTAGCGCAACCCGCGTCGCGGCAGACGCGGGTTCCTGCCTATGCATCAAAAAATTAAAGATTCGGCGAATCTTCTTCGGCGTTTCCCTACCTTCGTTTTCCTGATTGCTTAGGGTTTTGCGCAACGTTTAATCGTGTGCACGCAAAGGCTTGTCATGCGTCATATACGGCGGTCAACGCGAAAACATGGGTCGCGTTAAGCGGATGCCAGCCGGCTGGCTGGCGGCAGTGACCCATTCAGCCATTCGCGGAGATTCGCCATGAAACAACGATGCATACCAACCCGTCTTCGCTCATGGCGATGGCGCGCCTGCGCGGCGTGCGCACTCGTCACGCTGGGACTGCTTTCCGGGTGTGTCGCCCAAAAGCCGTTCGCCATGCCCAGTTACGAAGCCGGGGCGTGCGTGAGCGCCGCCGCCGGCTATTACTGCGTGCAGCCCGGTGATTCGCTCGACTCGATTGCGAATTCGTTCGGGCGGCGCTCCGACGAGATCGCGCAGTGGAACGCCATGGAGGCGGCTTCCGCAGTGCGAGCAGGGCAGATGCTGCGTGTGGGGCCGCCGTCAGGCATCGTGCCCGAGCCGCCGCTCGCGGCAGCGCCTCCGCAGGGCGCCGAGAACCGATTCATCTGGCCGGTTGCGGGCACAGTGGTGCGAGAGTTTGGCGCGCAAGGTTCGCGCGGCATCGAGATCGCCGGGCGTCCCGGCGCGCCGGTAAAGGCCGTGGATGCCGGCCGGATCGTCTACGCCGGAGACAAGCTCAAGCAATATGGCCTCATGGTCATCGTGAAGCACGACGACCACTTCGTCACTGCGTATGGCAACAACCGCAGGCTCATGGTGGCCGAAGGCGCGAGCGTGCAGCGCGGCACGACCATCGGCGAGATGGGGGCTGGCGGCGAAGGTCAGGCAGTGCTGCAGTTCGAGATGCGCGAGGATGGCCGGCCCGTGGATCCGCTCGCGTATTTGTCACCAGGGTCGGGGCCGGCGACGCCTTGAGGGTGCCTTTTCTAATGATTCGTCATCCGTAGCAAATCGCGCAGTGCGCAACAGCGCAGCCATTAAGCCGCTTTTGGCGCACGCTCATCGAAGCCGAGGCAGTTCAGGCCCATGAGGGTGGCCTCGACGGCTTCGTCGAGCGGCGTATGAGGCTCGCGCCCGAGTTCCCTGACGAGCCGGGTATTGTCGAGCTGCAACGGCTCGCTCCACAAGTAGCGCATCTCCATCAGTTCACGCAGCGTCGTCACGAAGGGCGAGATGGCGCGTACGAAGGCCCAGGCGAAGGGCTTGCTTTGCGGTTTCAGTCCGTGATTGCGGGCGACGCGGCAAATCGCTTCGACGATCTGCGAGCCGTCGGCGTCCCAATGGCCGGCCATGTGGAACGTCGCGAACGCGGGCAACGTGTCGCGCCGTTCGATCAGTTCGAGCATCGTGCGGGCAACGTCGGGCACGTACGACCAGGCGTGGCCCACACCGCACTTCCCCGGCTGGCGCACGACCTGGACAGGCGCGCCACGCTTCACGAGCCCTTGCGCAAACCAGCTATTGCCCACGCGCGGCCCGAAAAAGTCCCCCGCACGCACGACGATCGAGCGCACCCCGTGCTCGCTCGCGGCCCGCATGCGTTGCTCCAGTTCGACGCGAATCGCGCCCTTGCGCGTGAGCGGCTGCTGCGGCGAGTCCTCACGCAGCAACGGGAAGGTGTCGGGCCCGAAGTTATAGACCGTGCCCGGCAGCACGACGGTCGCGCCCGCGGCGGCTGCGGCGGCGAGCGTGTTGTCGATCATCGGCAGCACGACCTGCGCCCAGCGCCGGTAGCCGGGCGGGTTCACGGCGTGCACGATCACCGTGCAACCCCGCGCGGCACGTACCACCGCTTCGCGCGAGAGGACGTCGCCGTCGAGCCATTCGATGGCGCTTGCCGCCGCAGTGCCCGGCGCGCCGCCGCGCCGCAGCGCGCGGACTTGCCAGCCGGCGTCGAGCAACTGGCGCGCGACTTCGCTGCCGATTCCGCCGTTTGCGCCAAGCACGAGAGCGCGGTTTTGTCGATTGATGGGGCTGGCGTTCATGCTGGTTCTCCTTGCGGGTGAGCTGTCATGAGGGGCATTCTGCGCCGCTTGCCATCAATAGAAAATTACCGAAAATAGGCGATAGGCTATACATTTATGTATAGACAGAGATCTGAATTGGGAACCGAACATGACCGAAAAGGAACCGAACTGGGAGTGGTACCGGAGTTTTCTGCAGGTCCTGGAGAGCGGCTCCTTGTCGGCGGCCGCCCGCGCGCTGGGCATCACGCAGCCGACCGTCGGCCGCCACATCGAAAGTCTGGAAGCGGCGTTGGGGCTCACGCTTTTCACTCGCTCGTCGGATGGGTTTGCGCCAACCGCGGCGGCCAATGAGCTGAAGCCGTACGCTGTCGGCCTTGCGATGACCACAGCGGCGTTGCGCCGCGCGGCGAGCAGTCACGGATCGGGCGTGCGCGGTACGGTGCGGCTGACGGCGAGCGAAGTCATCGGTGTGGAGGTCTTGCCGCCGATACTGGCCGCCCTGCGCAACGAACATCCGGAACTGTCAATCGAACTCGTACTGTCGAACAAAGCGGACGACCTGCTCCGTCGCGAAGCGGACATTGCGATACGCATGTTCCGGCCGGCGCAGGAGGCACTGATCGCCAAACGGATTGGCGCGATCGAAGTCGGCCTGCACGCCCACGAGCGATATCTGGCGCTTCATGGCGTGCCCAGGTCGATGAAGGAACTGGCTCGCCATACGATCATCGGCTTCGATCGGGAAAACGCATTCATTCGCTCGCTCCAGTCCAGGTTTGCAGCCTACAACCGCAATAACTTTGCATTTCGGGCCGACAGCGACCTTGCCCAGTTGGCCGCAATACGCGCTGGCTTCGGTATCGGCGGGTGCCAGTCGCCATTGGCAGCACGAGACCCGAAGCTGGTCCGCGTTCTGCGGGAAGAATTCTCGCTGACGCTGGAGACGTGGGTGGCCATGCATGAGGATTTGCGCACGAGCGCGCGCTGCGCCGTGACATTCGCTGCGCTTGCATCGGGGCTAAGTGCTTATATGCAAGGCGCGTAACTGCCGCCTCAACGCGGCGCGCGGCCTGCACGCGCATACGAAGCCAGCATCGTTGCGAGTTCCTGTGCGGCAGGCGTGAGCGGCACGGCCGCGCGCTGCAGCAGGCAGACTTGCTGCGGCGCCGGCCGCTCGGCGATCTTGATGCGCGCGAGCCGCCCGGCAAACGGCCCGCGCGTGGCGACCACCGACGACTCCAGCGCGAGGCAATCCGTCTCGCTGACCCAATGCAGCGTTTCGAAGAGCCCCTCCACCGTCGCGACGATGCGTGGCGGCGGCAAGCCGTGGTCGGTGAAGAACGTCGTGAGCCGGCTCGAAGCGAAGGCGTCCGCGATATTGGGCGAGCGCGTCGCGAGCCAGTCGCAGTGCGTGAGCGAGCGCAGCGAGCGCGCGCCGGCCTTCGGATGGTCACGGCGGCAGACGACTACGGGATCCGATGGGTAAAGCTCCGTCACCGAAAGATCGGTCGTATCGGTCTGGTCCGAAACGAGCGCGAGCGCGAAATCGAGCGTGCCTTCGCGAATCCACGAAATCATCATGCGCGACGTGCCAGTGCGCAGACGCAGCGCCACGCGCTCAAACCGCGTGCTGTACTGGCCGAGCACGGGCACGAGCGCGTCCATGAGCGGATCGGTCGTGAGGCCAAACGCCACTTCGCCCGCGTAGTCGCCGCGCAGTTGCTGCGCCTCTTCGCTCGCGCGCTCGCACTCGCCGAGTATCGATGCCGCCCGCACCAGCAGTCGCTGCCCGAGCACCGTGAGCGTGACGCCGCGATTCGTGCGCGTGAGCAGCGCGCCGCCCAGTTCGGCTTCGAGATTCTGAAGTTGTTGCGTCACGCCGCTTTGCGCCACGCCGAGCGCGCGCGATGCCGCCCGCACACTGCCGCGCTGGGCGACGGCGACGAAGACGCGCAACTGGGAAAGCGTGAGACTCATGGATGACGATTGCTGTGATCGGTAGAAGTGATCATGATAGACGAATCCGAGCTTTTCCAGAACGCGGCCGCGTCCTACCATCGGACGCTCAGGAGACTCCCACTTTTCGCCGCCGCTCATCATGAAAAAAATCCCGTCGATCCTGCTTTCCCTTGCACTGGCCTTGAGCAGCAGTGCCTTCGCGCGCGAGGGCGACACCGTGCGCCTCGGCATTGATCCGACCTATCCGCCCATGGACGCCAAGGCACCCGACGGCTCGCTCAAAGGGTTCGACGTCGATCTCGGCAACGAGATCTGCCGCCGCATTCACGCGCGGTGCCAATGGGTTGAACTGGAGTTCTCGGGCATGATCCCTGCGCTGCAGGCGCGCAAGATCGACGCGATCATGTCGTCCATGGCGATCACGCCGAAGCGCGAGCAGCAGATTCTCTTCACGTCGAAGCTATTCCAGTTCAAGTCGCGGCTCGTCGCGCGCAAGGGCGCTTCGTTCGGCGCTGACGCGCAGTCGCTTGCCGGCAAGACGGTCGGCGTGCAGGCTGGCACGCAATTCGAGACCTATGCGCTAGCGAACTGGGCACCGGCGGGCGTGCACGTCGTCACCTACAAGAGCCAGGACGAAGTATTCGCCGACCTCGTCAACGGTCGGCTCGATACCGCGTTGCTGGGCTACGTCGAAGCCGACTACGGCTTCCTGCGCACGCCGCAGGGCAACGGCTTCGCGTTTGCCGGCGGTCCGATTTCGATGGGCGACCGCGGCACGGGGATCGGCATGCGCAAGGACGAAACCGCGCTTCAGGCGCAGATGAACGATGCGATCGCTGGCATGCTGAAGGACGGCACCTATGCGCAGATCGCACGTCGCTATTTCGACTTCGATCCGTACGGAAACTGAGCCGCCGCACACGTTGCAAACTTATTTGAAACCGCATTGAATCCATGAACCAGCAATCGATACCGCTCCTGAGCGCCACGCCGGGCACGCACCGCGAACTGACCAGCTTCCATTTCGGCCCTGCCGATGCGCGCCAGAAGATCTATATCCAGGCGTCGCTTCACGCCGACGAAACGCCCGCCATGCTGACGGCTGTGGTGTTGCGCGCGCAACTGGCGGAACTCGAGGCGCAAGGCGCACTCGCCGCGCAAGTGGTGCTCGTGCCGCTCGCCAATCCCGTGGGTCTGAATCAGCATGTGCTTGGCCAGTTCATCGGCCGGTTCGATCTTGCGAGCGGCAGGAACTTCAATCGCCATTTCCACGCGTTTCCCAAGCTGGTCGCGCGCGCGAGGGAGACGCTCGGTGCGGACGTCGATCGCAACCGTGATCTGATCCGGCAACTGATGTGCGAAGCGCTGGACGCGCAGACGCCGCTCACGGAATTCGATTCGCTTCAGTTGGCGCTGTTGAGGCTCTCGCACGACGCCGATCTGATCATCGATCTGCATTGCTCGCTCGAGGCGGTCATGCACGTTTACACGAGCGAGGCTGGCTGGCCCGATGTCGAGCCGCTCGCCCGCTACCTCGGCTCGCGCGCGCAACTGCTTGCGACCGACTCCGGCGCGCAGGCATTCGACGAGGCGCATAGCCTGCTGTGGTGGCAACTGCGTCAGCAGATGCCGGCCGCGCAGCCCGTGCCCGCCGGCCCTACTGCGGTGACGATCGAGTGCCGCGGCCAGCGCGACGTGTCGTGGGAAAGCGCGCAGCAGGACGCCAATGCGCTGCTCGACTACCTGCGCTGGCGCGGTGCGCTCGTCGGCGGCGATGTGAAGCCGTTGCCGGAACTGCTGATGCCGGCCACGCCGCTTGCCGGCAGC is from Paraburkholderia flagellata and encodes:
- a CDS encoding LysR family transcriptional regulator, with the protein product MSLTLSQLRVFVAVAQRGSVRAASRALGVAQSGVTQQLQNLEAELGGALLTRTNRGVTLTVLGQRLLVRAASILGECERASEEAQQLRGDYAGEVAFGLTTDPLMDALVPVLGQYSTRFERVALRLRTGTSRMMISWIREGTLDFALALVSDQTDTTDLSVTELYPSDPVVVCRRDHPKAGARSLRSLTHCDWLATRSPNIADAFASSRLTTFFTDHGLPPPRIVATVEGLFETLHWVSETDCLALESSVVATRGPFAGRLARIKIAERPAPQQVCLLQRAAVPLTPAAQELATMLASYARAGRAPR
- a CDS encoding transporter substrate-binding domain-containing protein encodes the protein MKKIPSILLSLALALSSSAFAREGDTVRLGIDPTYPPMDAKAPDGSLKGFDVDLGNEICRRIHARCQWVELEFSGMIPALQARKIDAIMSSMAITPKREQQILFTSKLFQFKSRLVARKGASFGADAQSLAGKTVGVQAGTQFETYALANWAPAGVHVVTYKSQDEVFADLVNGRLDTALLGYVEADYGFLRTPQGNGFAFAGGPISMGDRGTGIGMRKDETALQAQMNDAIAGMLKDGTYAQIARRYFDFDPYGN
- a CDS encoding succinylglutamate desuccinylase/aspartoacylase family protein: MNQQSIPLLSATPGTHRELTSFHFGPADARQKIYIQASLHADETPAMLTAVVLRAQLAELEAQGALAAQVVLVPLANPVGLNQHVLGQFIGRFDLASGRNFNRHFHAFPKLVARARETLGADVDRNRDLIRQLMCEALDAQTPLTEFDSLQLALLRLSHDADLIIDLHCSLEAVMHVYTSEAGWPDVEPLARYLGSRAQLLATDSGAQAFDEAHSLLWWQLRQQMPAAQPVPAGPTAVTIECRGQRDVSWESAQQDANALLDYLRWRGALVGGDVKPLPELLMPATPLAGSAQFYAPRSGILVHRAKIGDWIRENDPLFDIVDPMTGETVTVKSTAEGVFYMRRAIRFVTAGAPLGRVTGTRPIRSGVLLGA